A single genomic interval of Camelina sativa cultivar DH55 chromosome 11, Cs, whole genome shotgun sequence harbors:
- the LOC104725608 gene encoding calcium-binding mitochondrial carrier protein SCaMC-1-like, which produces MSTTTTHGVEHVGLPTKKMEATKSKQGSCCNPVKKPGPVSMDHVLLALRETREERDLRIRSLFNFFDSENVGYLECAQIEKGLCALQIPSGYKYAKELFRVCDANRDGRVDYNEFRRYMDDKELELYRIFQAIDVEHNGCISPEGLWDSLVKAGIEINDEELARFVEHVDKDNDGIIMFEEWRDFLLLYPHEATIENIYHHWERVCLVDIGEQAVIPQGISKHVKRSNYFIAGGIAGAASRTATAPLDRLKVLLQIQKTDAKIREAIKMIWKQDGVRGFFRGNGLNIVKVAPESAIKFYAYELFKNAIGENMGEDKADIGTTARLFAGGMAGAVAQASIYPLDLVKTRLQTCTSQAGVVVPKLGTLTKDILVHEGPRAFYKGLFPSLLGIIPYAGIDLAAYEKLKDLSRTYILQDAEPGPLVQLGCGTISGALGATCVYPLQVVRTRMQAERERTSMSGVFRRTISEEGYKALYKGLLPNLLKVVPAASITYMVYEAMKKSLELD; this is translated from the exons ATGTCGACGACGACGACTCACGGCGTGGAGCATGTTGGTTTACCGACGAAGAAAATGGAAGCGACGAAATCGAAACAGGGATCATGTTGTAACCCGGTTAAGAAACCCGGACCGGTTTCAATGGATCATGTTCTCTTAGCTCTCCGCGAGACGAGGGAGGAGCGTGATTTGCGAATCAGGAGCTTGTTCAATTTCTTTGATTCTGAGAATGTTGGTTACTTGGAATGTGCTCAAATCGAGAAAGGGTTGTGTGCGCTTCAAATCCCGAGTGGATATAAATACGCTAAGGAGTTGTTTAGGGTTTGTGATGCGAACAGAGACGGGCGTGTTGATTATAATGAGTTTCGTAGATATATGGATGATAAGGAGCTTGAGCTGTATAGAATATTTCAAGCTATTGATGTTGAGCATAATGGTTGCATTTCTCCTGAGGGTCTCTGGGACTCGCTCGTTAAGGCCG GGATTGAGATAAATGATGAGGAGTTAGCTCGTTTTGTGGAACATGTTGATAAGGACAATGATGGAATCATTATGTTTGAAGAATGGAGGGATTTTCTTTTGCTGTACCCACATGAAGCTACCATTGAAAATATATACCACCATTGGGAAAGAGTATGCCTTGTTGATATTGGAGAACAAGCTGTTATTCCACAAGGCATTAGCAAACACGTAAAGAGGAGCAACTATTTCATCGCAG GTGGCATAGCCGGTGCAGCATCTAGGACGGCAACTGCACCTCTAGATCGCTTAAAAGTTCTATTGCAAATTCAGAAAACTGATGCTAAAATCCGAGAAGCCATAAAGATGATATGGAAACAGGACGGGGTTCGCGGGTTTTTCAGAGGTAATGGGTTGAATATTGTGAAGGTAGCACCAGAGAGTGCCATCAAGTTCTATGCATATGAGCTTTTCAAAAACGCTATTGGTGAAAACATGGGTGAAGACAAAGCGGATATAGGCACAACCGCTAGGCTTTTTGCTGGAGGTATGGCTGGTGCAGTGGCTCAAGCCTCTATATACCCTTTGGATCTTGTGAAAACTCGGTTGCAGACTTGCACGAGCCAAGCTGGTGTTGTTGTTCCTAAGCTTGGAACACTCACCAAAGACATATTGGTTCATGAGGGTCCACGCGCCTTTTACAAAGGTCTTTTCCCTTCTCTTCTTGGGATTATTCCTTATGCGGGTATCGACCTTGCTGCATATGAGAAATTAAAGGACTTGTCCCGGACATATATTCTTCAGGACGCCG AACCAGGTCCGCTTGTGCAACTTGGATGCGGAACAATCTCAGGAGCTCTTGGAGCAACCTGTGTTTATCCTTTGCAGGTCGTGAGAACAAG AATGCAAGCAGAACGGGAAAGGACCTCGATGTCTGGAGTATTCAGGAGGACAATAAGTGAAGAAGGTTACAAAGCACTCTACAAAGGGCTTCTACCGAACCTTCTAAAGGTTGTTCCTGCTGCCAGCATTACATATATGGTTTACGAAGCTATGAAAAAGAGTCTAGAACTTGATTGA